The nucleotide window CCTCATTAGGACCACCCCGGTCCTCGCTGGCCAGTAACTTACTGCCGGGGAGCCAGAGGCCATCATGTTTCTTAAAGTTAAaggatatcataaaaaaaataacaagtaatgacgtacttaatttaatatccttttaaataatagtCAATAGACCGCAATGAATTTCTAGCCTTTTCATACGATGAGCAAATATTACCCAGGAAAGGTACATGCACGTAAATAGACGTACGACACGTTTATTACATACGTTATTCAGTCTTTATTTAGGCTTTAGACCACCGCTTCAACGCGACCGACAAATCCAATCGTTGCCAAAAAGgatgaatattataataacacaccactaaatgtaatttgtgctgaaaatattcataaatcaaataaacctACAAATGCAACTGGACTGCTTTCTTCGTTAATGAAGAGAACCCTTTAAAATGATTCCGCACGATCTTGGCACTTGAAGTGTTTGCGTCTCCTCACGCTTCAGTATCGGGCCGTAGCGCGAGCACTCCCTGCTCGTGGAGGTCTCGCACTGCTTCCAAAAGACGTCTCTCAGCTCTAGGTTCTCCTAACGCAACATCTACGCTGCCAGCACATAGCAACAACGCTCGTAACGCCGCTCTAGGCCAGTCCGGCCGCAACCCTCGTCGCACAGCTGCCCCTGCAGCGGACGCCCCTAATCTCGCACACTCAGCTTCCAAACGATCCCCATATTCTTCTATCAAACTATCGCCCACCGATCTTCTCATTTCAGGTGTCAGAGACGAAAGTAGCAACAGCGCTACGTCATCCATCGGTCGTCCAAGCGATACCATTTGCCAGTCCAACGCCATACACTCGCTgacaccatctctttctctaAACAATAAGTTTCCGCTCCAAAAGTCGGCGTGGGCAAGTGGAGCGGGCTCGGCAGGCCGCAGTAGGGTTCCTAGCAAGGAAGGCGCTCGTGACACTAATTCTGACACTGCTGCAGCTTCTTCGCAGCAGTCTGTTCGCCCTCGTAGAAACGACTCGAGTTGTGGAAGACCTCGTCGAACAAGACGGAGATATCCCGCTGCCGCTCTCTCACAAGGAAAAAGGAAGTCGAATCTTTGGTCTAGGGGGCCTTCTCTTTCGCGGAGGGCGAGGGAAAGGGCGTGAAGACGAGCAGCTGCGTGAAGCGCAGACCTCG belongs to Amyelois transitella isolate CPQ chromosome 10, ilAmyTran1.1, whole genome shotgun sequence and includes:
- the LOC106133089 gene encoding uncharacterized protein LOC106133089; amino-acid sequence: MQADSAAVSEAPSSGSEESDCEQEADADADAALTEEWARELLAEAGVANPNEVRVESRAGVAGALSRVLAVTVRYESAGERRALPLVVKLPPRDPFGRLFVAEAQFDTREILFYTELAPALNRLAEEELGPGMGLPVPRCVKARLPDEIGGDSELVLEDVTAEGFESADFAEGLTEERARSALHAAARLHALSLALREREGPLDQRFDFLFPCERAAAGYLRLVRRGLPQLESFLRGRTDCCEEAAAVSELVSRAPSLLGTLLRPAEPAPLAHADFWSGNLLFRERDGVSECMALDWQMVSLGRPMDDVALLLLSSLTPEMRRSVGDSLIEEYGDRLEAECARLGASAAGAAVRRGLRPDWPRAALRALLLCAGSVDVALGEPRAERRLLEAVRDLHEQGVLALRPDTEA